From Aurantimicrobium sp. INA4, one genomic window encodes:
- a CDS encoding helix-hairpin-helix domain-containing protein, which translates to MLFKKTFGLERKDQISLQKPALYRWKITTAAAFIAGLAVVIIAVAWSFVGSATSSNTVPVELKSTALGNPTISAQEIGVLVHVAGGVNHPGIYQISPGSRVIDAVMAAGGIAPGASDCGINLARQVSDGEQIVISVDTDCSAEKGQANSGGALLSLNNATADELDGLPGIGPTLAQRILEWREANGSFIDINQLNDVPGIGDKLFESLHELVSL; encoded by the coding sequence ATGCTGTTCAAGAAAACTTTCGGTCTGGAAAGAAAAGACCAGATCTCACTCCAAAAGCCTGCCCTCTACAGGTGGAAGATCACTACGGCTGCAGCGTTTATTGCAGGTTTAGCTGTGGTTATTATCGCTGTGGCCTGGTCATTCGTGGGTTCAGCTACCAGCAGTAACACTGTTCCTGTTGAGCTCAAATCAACTGCTCTCGGCAATCCCACAATCTCTGCACAAGAAATTGGCGTGCTTGTCCATGTAGCCGGAGGAGTGAATCACCCAGGTATTTACCAAATTTCCCCGGGCTCACGAGTCATCGATGCAGTTATGGCCGCGGGCGGAATAGCTCCTGGTGCCAGCGATTGTGGAATCAATCTTGCCCGTCAGGTATCTGATGGAGAGCAGATAGTAATCAGCGTAGACACCGACTGCAGTGCCGAAAAGGGTCAAGCAAACTCTGGAGGAGCCTTACTCTCTCTCAATAACGCAACTGCTGATGAACTTGATGGACTACCGGGAATCGGTCCCACTTTGGCTCAACGAATCCTTGAGTGGCGCGAGGCCAATGGAAGTTTTATTGACATAAATCAGCTCAATGACGTCCCTGGAATTGGAGACAAATTATTTGAGTCCCTGCACGAGCTTGTCAGCTTGTGA
- the rpsT gene encoding 30S ribosomal protein S20: MANIKSQIKRIGTNEKAHERNKAVKSEVKTAVRATKTAISAGDKAAAEAALKNASKKLDKAVSKGVLHKNNAANRKSSIAKQVAAL; the protein is encoded by the coding sequence GTGGCAAACATTAAGTCGCAAATCAAGCGAATTGGCACCAACGAGAAGGCTCACGAGCGCAACAAGGCAGTGAAGTCTGAAGTGAAGACCGCCGTTCGTGCAACCAAGACCGCTATCAGCGCTGGCGACAAGGCAGCAGCTGAAGCAGCACTAAAGAACGCAAGCAAGAAGCTCGACAAGGCAGTGAGCAAGGGGGTTCTTCACAAGAACAACGCCGCGAACCGCAAGTCATCCATTGCCAAGCAGGTTGCTGCTCTCTAA
- the holA gene encoding DNA polymerase III subunit delta yields MAAQRKNSIPQFTWSTAVPAPLVLVTGAESFLADRATQRIRESLRAADASLEVSDIDASSYTLGQLLTLASPSLFGEPRLIRVSDVEKCNDEFLLDMLDYVASPDPDTTVVLRHSGGVRGKKLLDTLRAGTGEAVEVVCVELKSDNDKYDFAAQEFRQAGRNISPSALRSLVQAFSGSGSELANACQQLIADAEGEITDRTVEDYYGGRVEATAFKVVDNAVAGRLGDSLVILRHALQTGADPVPIVATFAAKLRLMAKLFGERRSAGELAGALGAAPWQIDRARKDLQGWTETGLGNAIEVIAETDANVKGASRDPVYSLERMVTVVARYGRR; encoded by the coding sequence ATGGCAGCTCAGAGAAAGAATTCCATTCCACAGTTCACGTGGTCAACTGCCGTACCCGCACCTCTCGTGCTCGTCACTGGTGCTGAAAGTTTCCTAGCCGATCGTGCTACGCAGCGGATACGCGAATCACTTCGTGCTGCAGATGCATCCTTGGAAGTCAGCGATATTGATGCAAGTTCGTATACCCTTGGCCAACTCCTCACTCTCGCCAGTCCTTCTTTGTTCGGGGAGCCCCGATTAATTCGAGTCAGCGACGTTGAAAAATGTAACGACGAATTTCTCCTTGACATGCTTGACTATGTCGCATCTCCTGATCCCGACACCACCGTGGTTCTCCGTCATAGCGGGGGAGTGCGTGGCAAAAAACTACTCGATACTCTCCGAGCAGGAACTGGTGAAGCCGTAGAGGTCGTATGTGTCGAACTCAAAAGCGATAACGACAAATATGACTTTGCTGCCCAAGAATTTCGACAGGCAGGTCGAAATATCTCACCAAGTGCGCTGCGTTCGCTCGTCCAAGCATTTTCTGGATCAGGTTCGGAGCTTGCCAATGCTTGCCAACAACTTATCGCCGATGCCGAAGGTGAAATAACAGACCGAACTGTCGAAGATTATTACGGTGGACGAGTTGAGGCTACAGCATTCAAAGTCGTTGATAACGCAGTTGCCGGTCGACTTGGAGACTCACTTGTCATTCTTCGCCATGCTTTGCAAACGGGAGCCGACCCTGTTCCTATTGTTGCGACGTTCGCGGCAAAACTGCGTTTGATGGCCAAGCTCTTCGGCGAGCGTAGAAGCGCAGGAGAGCTAGCCGGAGCGCTGGGAGCAGCACCATGGCAGATTGATCGAGCACGCAAGGATCTTCAAGGATGGACCGAAACTGGATTAGGCAATGCCATAGAGGTCATCGCAGAAACAGATGCGAATGTAAAGGGAGCATCGCGCGACCCTGTCTATTCACTTGAACGCATGGTTACTGTAGTTGCGCGTTACGGAAGACGTTAA
- a CDS encoding ComEC/Rec2 family competence protein, whose amino-acid sequence MSFTSRTVDLRLAIPVLASWILLATAILLGQEFGKSFLWGLIGCSVGFSVAIFGPRLHSLLFLSGSINSGFFLIYLIRLPTHRESMPWEAVVSQQHASPEWAVNLRERFLELTSELPGGGGELLPGLSIGDTSRLSESLDHAMKTVSLTHITAVSGANCAIVTAGVMMFAALCGAGRKLRLIAGMTALVAFVIIVTPQPSVVRAAVMATIVMIALLIGRPAAGIPLLSSAVVGLLLWNPWWAVELGFILSVSATAGLLLFSLPLSQKLAQWMPYWCAVAIAVPLSAQLLCQPFIILLSPQMPTYGVLANMVAGPVAPLATVFGLLAGVLAIPVPWLAQMLMWIGWLPAQWIGSTAMSVSQFPFASLGWVSGVAGALLAAFFSTCVLLALLARSPRVRRAFASLLTVSVMSWVLVLFVINLRSISSIPAGWNIAVCDVGQGDAIVLASEGSYALIDTGREQGKVEECLRRLGISRLDLLVLTHFDKDHVGGLQAVIGKVEKAIVGQPENKEDESLLSDLARSGAQLSRGLSGTSGYLGAAKWQVLWPDGLHPEMSVGNPGSVTLLVSFPEFQSLFLGDLGKESQLALLKTVSLPQIDVVKVAHHGSADQSMTLYQRIQPAVGLFSVGKGNEYGHPRKEILNELESLNALTPRTDEDGLILVLPNQTGISVWTEH is encoded by the coding sequence GTGAGTTTCACTTCACGAACCGTAGACCTTCGACTGGCTATACCGGTTCTTGCGAGCTGGATTCTCCTGGCAACAGCCATACTGCTTGGTCAAGAATTCGGTAAGAGTTTCTTGTGGGGATTGATCGGTTGCAGTGTTGGTTTTAGCGTTGCGATTTTCGGACCCCGCCTGCATTCGCTGCTGTTCCTGAGTGGATCGATTAACTCTGGTTTTTTCTTGATTTATCTGATTCGACTTCCAACACATCGTGAGTCAATGCCGTGGGAAGCCGTTGTTTCTCAACAACACGCCTCGCCTGAGTGGGCGGTCAATCTCAGGGAAAGATTTCTTGAGTTGACCTCCGAGCTTCCGGGGGGTGGTGGTGAATTATTGCCAGGTTTATCAATTGGGGATACTTCTCGGTTATCTGAATCACTCGATCACGCCATGAAAACAGTTTCTTTAACCCACATCACTGCTGTTTCGGGTGCAAACTGTGCAATTGTTACGGCCGGTGTCATGATGTTCGCTGCCTTGTGTGGAGCTGGGCGCAAACTTCGATTGATTGCTGGCATGACGGCACTTGTTGCGTTTGTGATTATTGTGACTCCACAACCGAGCGTGGTTCGAGCTGCGGTGATGGCAACTATTGTGATGATCGCTTTATTAATAGGACGCCCCGCTGCTGGTATTCCGCTCCTATCGAGCGCAGTTGTGGGTTTGCTGTTGTGGAATCCTTGGTGGGCGGTTGAATTGGGCTTCATTCTTTCTGTTTCTGCCACTGCTGGATTGTTGCTTTTTTCACTTCCGCTGTCCCAGAAGCTTGCTCAATGGATGCCTTATTGGTGTGCGGTAGCAATTGCCGTACCACTTTCAGCACAGTTGCTGTGTCAGCCATTTATTATCCTGCTTTCGCCACAGATGCCTACATATGGTGTTCTAGCAAATATGGTTGCTGGCCCTGTAGCACCACTGGCCACGGTCTTCGGCCTGCTCGCGGGTGTGCTGGCCATACCAGTACCTTGGCTTGCTCAGATGCTGATGTGGATCGGCTGGTTGCCTGCCCAGTGGATTGGGTCTACTGCCATGTCGGTTTCTCAATTCCCGTTTGCGTCCCTCGGATGGGTTTCGGGTGTAGCGGGTGCACTGTTAGCGGCATTTTTCAGTACGTGCGTACTTTTAGCCTTACTCGCTCGGTCGCCGCGCGTGAGGAGGGCATTCGCATCTCTTCTGACAGTGTCTGTTATGTCCTGGGTTCTTGTCTTGTTTGTCATCAATTTACGAAGCATTTCTTCTATCCCTGCTGGATGGAACATCGCAGTTTGTGATGTGGGTCAAGGAGATGCAATTGTGCTGGCATCGGAAGGCTCATACGCCCTTATTGATACCGGGCGAGAACAAGGCAAGGTGGAGGAGTGCCTGAGGAGATTAGGAATTTCTCGACTCGATCTCCTTGTTCTCACGCATTTTGATAAAGACCATGTTGGCGGGCTTCAAGCAGTTATCGGAAAAGTTGAAAAGGCCATCGTGGGCCAACCAGAAAACAAAGAAGATGAATCGCTATTGTCAGACCTCGCACGCTCTGGTGCACAACTCTCACGTGGATTGAGCGGAACGTCAGGATATCTCGGCGCTGCGAAGTGGCAAGTTTTGTGGCCAGACGGATTACACCCAGAAATGAGTGTCGGAAACCCAGGATCTGTGACACTGTTGGTTAGTTTTCCCGAATTTCAGAGTCTGTTTCTGGGTGATTTGGGAAAAGAATCTCAACTCGCATTGTTGAAGACTGTTTCCCTCCCTCAGATAGATGTTGTGAAAGTAGCTCATCATGGATCAGCAGATCAAAGCATGACTTTGTATCAACGCATCCAGCCTGCAGTTGGCTTGTTTTCTGTGGGGAAAGGCAATGAGTATGGTCACCCAAGAAAAGAAATCTTGAATGAGCTAGAAAGCTTGAATGCTCTTACCCCGCGAACCGATGAAGACGGATTGATTCTTGTCTTACCGAATCAGACAGGGATCTCTGTCTGGACTGAGCATTAA